A window of Mucilaginibacter sp. PAMC 26640 contains these coding sequences:
- a CDS encoding cytochrome C, with protein sequence MKPIPIFSIIVLVATTFSASAANDSMLSGEVQNYIGYGAFMTLFLLIVLAMLMLLRTFTVLTKITLKAQGYTNEQIEAEMHPAKKEKKKAKGEVWNKLLSLRPMAEEKDLLIAHDYDGIQELDNPIPGWFMYLFYATIIFAGGYLLNYHVFHFGQLQYEEYTTEIAQADIAKKLYLSKAANQVDETTVKMESDPELLKAGQVIFIQNCKPCHGEHGEGSVGPNLTDDYWLHGGKISDLFKTIKYGVLNKGMPTWEKQLSPKQIADVASFIKSLHGTKPAGAKEPQGTKEPQENKEEAGEKLAANN encoded by the coding sequence ATGAAACCTATACCTATTTTTTCTATAATCGTTTTGGTGGCAACCACCTTTAGTGCAAGCGCTGCAAACGACAGCATGCTATCAGGCGAGGTACAGAATTACATCGGCTATGGCGCCTTTATGACACTTTTCCTCCTCATCGTTTTAGCAATGCTAATGCTGTTGCGAACATTTACGGTGTTGACAAAGATCACGCTGAAGGCTCAGGGCTATACCAACGAGCAAATTGAAGCGGAAATGCATCCTGCAAAAAAAGAGAAGAAGAAGGCTAAAGGTGAGGTTTGGAATAAATTGCTTTCGTTAAGGCCCATGGCTGAGGAGAAAGACTTGCTGATTGCACATGATTATGATGGCATCCAGGAGCTGGATAACCCCATACCGGGCTGGTTTATGTATTTATTTTACGCTACCATCATTTTTGCCGGGGGCTACCTTTTAAATTACCACGTTTTCCATTTTGGCCAGCTGCAGTATGAGGAGTATACTACCGAAATAGCACAGGCAGACATCGCAAAAAAGCTTTACCTCAGCAAAGCGGCAAACCAGGTAGACGAAACTACGGTAAAAATGGAAAGTGATCCCGAACTGCTGAAAGCCGGGCAAGTGATATTTATCCAAAATTGTAAGCCGTGCCATGGCGAACATGGCGAAGGAAGCGTGGGCCCCAACCTTACAGATGATTATTGGCTGCACGGGGGCAAAATAAGTGATTTGTTTAAGACCATTAAGTACGGCGTACTAAACAAAGGAATGCCAACGTGGGAAAAACAACTATCGCCAAAGCAAATTGCGGATGTTGCCAGCTTTATAAAATCATTACACGGCACCAAACCTGCCGGCGCTAAAGAACCCCAGGGGACCAAAGAACCGCAGGAAAACAAAGAAGAAGCCGGTGAAAAACTTGCCGCAAACAATTAA
- a CDS encoding cytochrome c oxidase accessory protein CcoG: protein MDALLAGKETGKRKWMYPLLRRGQLYKWRSLISYVYLAAFFAGPFIRINGQPLLLLNFIDRQFVILGQVFWPQDIFLFVLATLVFLVCVVLFTIVFGRVFCGWICPQTIFMEMVFRKIEYWIEGDAAKRKALDARVWDNQKVIKKTTKHLLFLMVSFLIANTFLAYLTGSESLLKIITEPVTAHLAGFISIWVFTIIFYLVYSQVRELVCTVICPYGRLQGVLLDRDTLVVAYDDKRGEPRGRLSRNADPGAIKGDCVDCGLCVAVCPTGIDIRNGTQMECINCTACIDVCNEVMIKVKKPLNLVGFFSENMIHNQVKPTFTGRMKAYTAVIAIMMAVLCYFIFSRSDLNMTVMRGAGMLYQEQQGGYISNIYNAEIINKTKNETAITIQPVDTAIKVKYIQAPGLISGGSSVKTVFFLLIPVSSIHEAKTTVSLQLIQNNKVKQTVKTAFVGPVND from the coding sequence ATGGACGCATTACTGGCTGGGAAAGAAACCGGGAAACGAAAATGGATGTACCCGTTGTTACGCCGCGGCCAACTTTATAAATGGCGCAGCCTCATTAGCTATGTTTACCTGGCTGCCTTTTTTGCCGGACCTTTTATCCGTATAAACGGGCAACCCCTGCTCCTGCTCAACTTTATAGACAGGCAATTTGTGATACTTGGGCAGGTTTTCTGGCCGCAGGATATTTTCCTGTTCGTGTTAGCTACACTGGTTTTTTTGGTTTGTGTTGTACTGTTCACAATTGTTTTCGGGCGTGTATTTTGCGGTTGGATATGCCCGCAAACCATTTTTATGGAGATGGTTTTCCGCAAGATCGAATATTGGATAGAGGGCGATGCAGCTAAACGAAAAGCTTTGGATGCGAGGGTTTGGGACAATCAAAAAGTAATAAAGAAAACGACTAAGCACCTGCTTTTTTTAATGGTATCTTTCCTGATAGCCAATACTTTTTTGGCCTACCTTACAGGCAGTGAAAGTTTGCTTAAAATAATTACCGAACCCGTAACCGCACATCTTGCAGGCTTTATCAGTATTTGGGTGTTCACCATTATATTTTACCTGGTTTATAGCCAGGTGCGCGAATTGGTTTGTACGGTGATTTGCCCCTACGGAAGGTTACAAGGGGTATTGCTTGACCGTGACACACTTGTAGTTGCCTATGACGATAAGCGCGGAGAACCCCGCGGAAGGCTATCTCGAAACGCAGATCCGGGAGCGATTAAAGGCGATTGCGTAGACTGTGGCCTATGCGTTGCCGTTTGCCCCACTGGTATCGATATCCGCAATGGCACACAGATGGAATGCATCAACTGCACAGCCTGTATAGACGTTTGCAACGAGGTGATGATCAAGGTAAAGAAACCACTGAATCTGGTGGGATTTTTTTCCGAGAACATGATCCACAATCAGGTGAAACCCACCTTTACCGGCAGGATGAAAGCCTACACGGCTGTAATAGCGATTATGATGGCTGTACTCTGCTACTTTATCTTCAGCCGCAGCGACTTAAATATGACTGTAATGCGCGGTGCGGGAATGCTTTACCAGGAACAACAGGGTGGCTACATCAGCAATATCTACAACGCAGAAATTATAAATAAAACTAAAAATGAAACGGCAATAACCATACAACCTGTCGATACGGCCATTAAGGTAAAATACATCCAGGCCCCGGGGCTAATTAGCGGAGGTTCATCTGTAAAAACAGTTTTCTTTCTGCTCATCCCGGTCAGCAGTATCCATGAGGCAAAAACAACCGTCAGCTTACAACTAATACAGAACAACAAGGTTAAGCAAACCGTAAAAACCGCCTTTGTAGGGCCCGTAAACGATTAA
- a CDS encoding zinc-dependent alcohol dehydrogenase, producing MLPKTMKAAVIREFGQALQIEEMPVKEPGENQILVKVVACGVCHTDLHACQGDWPAKPKLPLIPGHEALGYVVALGRSVKNVKEGDIVGVPWLYSACGCCEFCITGWETLCDTQQNGGYSVDGGFAEYVIADARYVAHFPANINFTDMAPIICAGVTVYKGIKETEAKPGEWIAISGIGGLGHLAVQYAKAMGLHVAAIDIADDKLELAKSLGADLTVNALENDPGEFLKKQTGGMHGVLVTAVSPVAFKQGISALRRKGTIALNGLPKGSFDLPIFDTVINRYTVRGSIVGTRKDMQEAIAFALEGKVKATVHTAKLEDINTVFDDMKKGEIEGRIVLEIAKSN from the coding sequence ATGCTACCCAAAACAATGAAGGCCGCTGTAATCCGTGAATTTGGACAAGCATTACAGATAGAAGAAATGCCGGTGAAAGAACCAGGCGAAAACCAGATCTTGGTGAAAGTGGTTGCCTGCGGTGTTTGCCATACAGACCTGCATGCCTGCCAGGGCGACTGGCCTGCCAAACCAAAATTACCGCTGATACCCGGGCATGAAGCATTGGGCTATGTAGTGGCCCTGGGCCGCAGTGTTAAAAACGTTAAAGAAGGTGATATAGTTGGCGTACCCTGGCTTTACAGTGCCTGTGGCTGCTGCGAATTTTGCATTACCGGCTGGGAGACCCTGTGCGATACCCAGCAAAATGGCGGCTACAGCGTTGATGGAGGCTTTGCGGAATATGTTATCGCTGATGCCCGGTATGTGGCACACTTTCCGGCTAATATCAACTTTACCGACATGGCACCGATCATTTGCGCCGGTGTAACTGTTTATAAAGGAATAAAAGAAACCGAAGCCAAACCCGGCGAATGGATAGCGATATCGGGCATTGGCGGTTTGGGGCACCTGGCCGTGCAATACGCCAAAGCGATGGGCCTCCATGTGGCCGCGATTGATATTGCGGACGACAAATTAGAACTGGCCAAAAGCTTAGGCGCCGATTTAACCGTTAATGCATTGGAAAATGATCCCGGTGAATTTCTAAAAAAACAAACCGGTGGCATGCATGGTGTATTGGTTACCGCCGTTTCACCTGTAGCTTTTAAACAAGGTATTTCCGCGCTGCGGCGTAAGGGGACAATCGCCTTAAACGGCTTGCCAAAAGGTAGTTTTGATCTGCCTATCTTTGATACCGTAATTAATCGTTACACCGTGCGTGGCTCTATCGTAGGTACGCGTAAGGATATGCAGGAAGCCATTGCTTTTGCATTGGAAGGAAAAGTAAAGGCAACCGTACATACCGCCAAACTGGAGGATATTAATACGGTATTTGATGATATGAAAAAGGGAGAAATAGAAGGCCGGATAGTATTGGAAATCGCCAAATCAAATTAA
- a CDS encoding coproporphyrinogen III oxidase, with protein MPFPENKDLAAKYNVALPRYTSYPTMPYWDAASFTTGDWKQSVEQSFSESNPSEGISLYIHLPFCENLCTYCGCNTRITKNHGVEQPYINALIMEWTMYLNLFGTQPLIREIHLGGGTPTFFSAANLKILLDAILLNTKIHPEAHFSFEAHPANTTRAHLQTLYDLGFRRLSLGIQDFDPDVQRIINREQSFEQVQEVTTAARAIGYTSVNFDLIYGLPLQTITGLTRTIKLVSQLMPDRIAFYSYAHVPWLKPGQRSFTEQHLPNATAKKALRQTGRNLLNSYGYLEIGMDHFALPEDELFLALNNGNLHRNFMGYTVQHTQLLIGLGVSAISDSGYAFAQNVKNVEEYLEKVARGILPVVKGHLLTIDDLILRRHIQNIMCKGETSWNHHIEPCLSLIDGLARLQPLADDNLIELSSRTLKVTALGNGYLRNICMALDARLWADKPATQLFSMAI; from the coding sequence ATGCCTTTTCCGGAAAACAAAGACCTTGCTGCAAAGTACAATGTGGCATTGCCGCGCTATACAAGTTACCCAACTATGCCCTATTGGGATGCGGCCTCTTTTACTACAGGCGATTGGAAACAATCGGTAGAACAAAGCTTTTCAGAAAGCAATCCATCAGAAGGGATCAGTTTATATATCCATCTCCCATTTTGCGAGAATTTGTGTACCTATTGCGGCTGTAATACCCGCATTACTAAAAATCATGGTGTAGAGCAGCCTTATATCAATGCCCTGATCATGGAATGGACCATGTACCTAAACCTGTTTGGTACACAGCCATTGATTCGGGAAATTCATTTGGGTGGGGGTACGCCTACTTTTTTCAGCGCCGCAAACTTAAAAATATTGTTGGATGCCATTCTGCTAAATACGAAAATTCATCCGGAAGCTCATTTTAGTTTTGAAGCACATCCTGCAAATACCACCAGAGCACATTTGCAAACGTTATACGATCTGGGATTTCGCAGGCTGAGTTTGGGGATCCAGGATTTTGACCCGGATGTTCAGCGGATCATCAACCGGGAACAAAGCTTTGAACAGGTGCAAGAAGTAACAACAGCAGCCCGTGCTATAGGTTATACCTCTGTAAACTTTGATCTGATATATGGCTTGCCGCTACAAACCATAACCGGACTCACCCGTACCATTAAACTGGTATCTCAGCTGATGCCCGATAGGATAGCGTTCTACAGTTACGCACACGTACCATGGCTAAAGCCCGGGCAAAGAAGCTTTACCGAACAGCACCTGCCAAACGCTACTGCAAAAAAAGCGCTGCGCCAAACCGGCCGCAATTTGCTAAATAGCTATGGCTACCTGGAAATTGGTATGGATCATTTTGCATTGCCGGAAGACGAACTTTTTCTAGCGCTGAATAACGGAAATCTTCACCGGAACTTTATGGGATACACCGTTCAGCACACCCAATTATTGATAGGTCTTGGTGTTTCGGCAATCAGCGATTCGGGATATGCCTTTGCACAAAATGTAAAGAATGTAGAAGAATACCTGGAGAAGGTTGCAAGGGGTATACTGCCAGTAGTAAAGGGCCACCTGCTCACTATTGACGATCTTATTTTACGCAGGCACATACAAAATATAATGTGCAAAGGCGAAACCTCATGGAATCATCATATAGAACCCTGCCTGTCACTCATTGACGGTTTGGCGCGTTTGCAGCCCTTGGCTGATGATAACCTGATTGAATTGAGCTCCCGGACACTGAAAGTAACTGCACTTGGTAATGGCTATTTACGTAATATATGTATGGCGCTCGATGCCCGGTTGTGGGCAGATAAGCCGGCCACGCAACTATTTAGTATGGCTATATAG
- a CDS encoding hydroxyacid dehydrogenase — protein MKAVAYSIKPFEKEYLAIANGKKHDITLISNSLSAETAVYAEGKDAVIVFTNDDVSAAVIEALAGYGVKYIVTRSTGTDHIDKEAAARFSIKLSNVPSYSPQAIAEHAVALAFALSRQLVKADQHSHNFDFRNDELVGFNFAGKTVGIVGLGTTGKAAAKIFNGMGCNVIGFDPVPPADLPYIQPVSLDDLLVASDIISLHLPLLPETAHLIKRETIAKMKGGVMLINTSRGALIRTTDVIAALKSGKIGYLGLDVYEFEKGLFFEDHENDKNKDPLLHSLLNYPNVLITPHQAYLTKEALQEISNQTIKSLDLWQLNKCVGKACVCQKDCKAIIKP, from the coding sequence ATGAAAGCGGTAGCGTACAGTATCAAACCATTTGAAAAAGAATATTTGGCAATTGCCAATGGTAAAAAGCATGATATTACATTAATATCTAATTCCCTAAGCGCCGAAACAGCGGTTTATGCCGAAGGCAAGGATGCGGTGATCGTATTTACTAATGACGATGTATCTGCTGCCGTTATTGAAGCATTGGCCGGCTATGGCGTTAAGTATATCGTTACCCGTTCTACCGGTACCGATCATATCGATAAAGAAGCAGCGGCCAGGTTTAGTATTAAACTTTCAAATGTTCCATCTTATTCCCCCCAGGCAATTGCCGAACATGCGGTTGCGCTTGCCTTCGCGCTGAGCAGGCAACTGGTAAAAGCAGACCAGCACAGCCATAATTTCGATTTCAGGAATGATGAATTGGTTGGTTTCAACTTTGCAGGTAAAACGGTGGGTATTGTGGGTTTGGGTACCACCGGGAAGGCGGCTGCAAAAATATTTAACGGCATGGGCTGCAACGTAATCGGCTTCGACCCGGTACCCCCTGCAGATCTGCCCTATATTCAGCCGGTAAGTTTGGATGACCTGCTTGTTGCTTCGGATATTATTAGCTTGCACTTACCGTTATTACCCGAAACCGCCCACCTCATCAAAAGGGAAACAATAGCTAAAATGAAAGGCGGCGTGATGCTGATCAATACCTCCAGGGGGGCACTCATCCGGACTACCGATGTAATAGCGGCGCTGAAAAGCGGAAAGATTGGTTATCTCGGCTTAGATGTTTACGAGTTTGAGAAAGGCTTGTTTTTTGAAGATCACGAGAATGATAAGAATAAAGATCCTTTGTTACATAGCTTATTAAATTATCCCAATGTGCTCATTACACCTCACCAGGCGTATCTGACTAAAGAGGCTCTGCAGGAAATCTCAAACCAAACGATTAAAAGCCTCGATCTGTGGCAACTGAATAAGTGCGTAGGAAAAGCCTGCGTTTGCCAAAAAGACTGCAAAGCCATTATCAAGCCCTAA